A window of the Desulfovibrio sp. Fe33 genome harbors these coding sequences:
- a CDS encoding DUF523 domain-containing protein, translating into MKDAPIIVSACLAGIYCRYNGEAEPFEPVVDLIRQGRAIPFCPEAFGGLPTPRRPCEILGDKVVDADGVDRTAEFRRGAEEGLRLAKLAGCREAVLKARSPSCGSGVIYDGSFTSTRVPGDGFFARLLKENGIAVRTEEDLAE; encoded by the coding sequence ATGAAAGACGCACCCATCATCGTGTCCGCCTGCCTGGCGGGCATCTATTGCCGATACAATGGCGAGGCCGAACCGTTCGAGCCTGTTGTGGACCTGATTCGCCAAGGCCGGGCCATCCCGTTTTGCCCTGAGGCCTTCGGCGGCCTGCCCACCCCCCGCCGCCCGTGCGAGATTCTCGGCGATAAGGTGGTGGACGCCGACGGCGTGGACCGTACCGCCGAATTCCGGCGCGGGGCCGAGGAAGGACTTCGCCTGGCGAAGCTCGCGGGCTGCCGCGAGGCCGTGCTCAAGGCGCGTTCCCCGTCCTGCGGCTCGGGCGTGATTTATGACGGCTCCTTCACTTCCACGCGCGTTCCGGGCGACGGATTCTTTGCCCGGCTGCTCAAGGAAAACGGCATCGCCGTGCGCACCGAGGAGGACCTGGCGGAGTGA
- a CDS encoding F0F1 ATP synthase subunit epsilon, with the protein MATLKLEIVTPDRKVLSEDVEYVGAPGIMGEFGVLPNHVPFLSALGIGNLHYKQDGKAFYVFVSGGFAEVSNNQVTILAEVAEKATEIDVDRAMKAKDRAEQRTTASKEKIEAARNQAALKRAISRISCKSSGQNAGTC; encoded by the coding sequence ATGGCCACATTGAAGCTTGAAATTGTCACTCCCGATCGGAAAGTTCTTTCCGAGGACGTGGAATACGTGGGCGCGCCCGGCATCATGGGCGAATTCGGCGTGCTGCCGAACCACGTGCCTTTCCTGTCCGCTCTCGGGATCGGCAATCTTCACTACAAACAAGACGGCAAGGCGTTCTACGTCTTCGTCTCCGGTGGCTTTGCCGAAGTCAGCAACAACCAGGTCACCATCCTGGCGGAAGTTGCCGAGAAGGCCACCGAGATCGACGTCGATCGCGCCATGAAGGCCAAGGACCGCGCCGAACAGCGCACCACGGCCTCCAAGGAGAAGATCGAGGCCGCCCGCAACCAGGCCGCTCTGAAACGCGCCATCTCGCGCATCAGCTGCAAATCCAGCGGCCAGAACGCAGGCACCTGCTAA
- a CDS encoding HD domain-containing phosphohydrolase, whose protein sequence is MKPRILLVDDEPKVLSALRRQLRDLYEIDVHSDPAEALKTIDKAKPYAAAISDYRMPGMNGIEFLSRLKELTPDTTRLMLTGYADLDSAIRAVNDGNVYRFLTKPCERDGLLGNVADAVHQHELVTAKRILLEKTLKGSVDLLGEITSLVTPEAGERINRVRRYVRYFAEQKGVKDLWRYDIAAMLCQLGTLILPPGTLEVLQKGGKLSPEQTQLWEMHPGVAQSLVAKLPRLQAIADMIAYQLKGYDGSGTPRDGVKEDDIPLGGRILKISLDYDLARQREKTPQKAFLSMERDLDAYDPELMYYLEGMLGVEARYAIRTLPLAGLTPGMVLHEDVSSNQGALLLRKSVELTKDKIDRMHMFAHTVGIPEEFTVLVPETLN, encoded by the coding sequence ATGAAACCGAGAATTCTCCTCGTCGACGATGAACCCAAGGTCCTCTCGGCCCTGCGCCGCCAGTTGCGGGATCTCTATGAAATAGACGTCCATTCCGATCCTGCCGAAGCGCTGAAGACCATCGACAAGGCCAAGCCCTATGCGGCGGCCATCTCGGACTACAGGATGCCCGGCATGAACGGCATCGAATTCCTCAGCAGACTGAAGGAGCTCACCCCGGACACCACCAGGCTCATGCTCACCGGATATGCCGACCTGGACAGCGCCATCCGCGCGGTCAACGACGGCAACGTCTACCGTTTCCTGACCAAGCCGTGCGAGCGCGACGGCCTGCTGGGCAACGTGGCCGACGCGGTCCACCAGCACGAACTGGTCACGGCCAAGCGGATCCTGCTCGAAAAGACGCTCAAAGGCAGCGTGGACCTGCTCGGCGAGATAACCTCCCTGGTCACGCCCGAAGCGGGAGAACGCATCAACCGGGTACGCAGATACGTGCGCTATTTCGCCGAACAGAAAGGGGTCAAGGACCTCTGGCGATACGACATCGCGGCCATGCTCTGCCAGCTCGGCACGCTCATCCTGCCGCCCGGCACCCTGGAAGTCCTGCAAAAGGGCGGCAAACTTTCGCCCGAACAGACGCAGTTGTGGGAAATGCACCCGGGCGTGGCCCAGAGCCTGGTCGCCAAACTGCCCCGCCTGCAAGCCATCGCCGACATGATCGCCTACCAGCTCAAGGGATACGACGGATCGGGCACCCCCCGGGACGGAGTCAAGGAGGACGACATCCCGTTGGGCGGGCGCATCCTCAAGATTTCGCTCGACTACGACCTGGCCCGGCAGCGCGAAAAGACCCCGCAAAAGGCATTTCTCAGCATGGAAAGGGACCTGGACGCCTACGACCCGGAACTCATGTACTACCTGGAAGGAATGCTCGGAGTGGAGGCGCGCTACGCCATCCGCACCCTCCCGCTCGCAGGGCTCACCCCCGGCATGGTGCTGCACGAAGACGTGTCCTCCAACCAGGGAGCCCTGCTCCTCCGCAAGAGCGTGGAGCTGACCAAGGACAAGATCGACCGGATGCACATGTTCGCGCACACGGTCGGCATCCCCGAGGAATTCACGGTGCTCGTGCCGGAGACCCTGAACTGA
- a CDS encoding MFS transporter, which yields MTDAYKKRRMYLFLLVLVICSGAAFQGWRTLLNNFAVEAAGLDGLGMGVVQSVREVPGFLALLAIYMILFISEHRLAALSVIVLGLGVAMTGLLPSLAGLVFTTLVMSFGFHYYETMNQSLTLQYFDRTEAPVVMARLRSITALTNITVGAVIYFLAKALGYTEMFALLGGVAVFAGLWALTRDPSRPDLPPQLKKMTFRPRYWLFYALTFLSGARRQIFVAFAVFLLVSKFGYSIKQITILFVCNNIINYFANPIIGRSINKYGERAVLTVEYTVLTFVFLGYALTDSAILAGVLYILDNIVFNFAIAIKTFYQKIADPQDIASGMAVGFTINHIAAVAVPITGGLIWLADYRLVFLVAVGLSLVSLGLSQLVSGQIRAGSES from the coding sequence ATGACAGACGCATACAAAAAACGCCGGATGTACCTCTTCCTCCTGGTTCTGGTCATCTGCTCCGGCGCGGCCTTCCAGGGCTGGCGCACCCTGCTCAACAACTTCGCAGTGGAGGCCGCCGGGCTGGACGGCCTGGGCATGGGCGTGGTTCAGTCCGTGCGCGAGGTGCCCGGTTTCCTGGCCCTGCTGGCCATCTACATGATACTGTTCATCTCCGAACACCGGCTGGCCGCCCTGTCCGTGATCGTGCTCGGCCTGGGCGTGGCCATGACGGGACTTCTGCCCTCGCTGGCGGGCCTGGTCTTCACCACCCTGGTCATGAGTTTCGGCTTCCACTACTACGAGACCATGAACCAGTCCCTGACCCTGCAATACTTCGACAGGACCGAGGCCCCCGTGGTCATGGCCCGGCTCAGAAGCATCACCGCCCTGACCAACATCACCGTGGGCGCGGTCATCTACTTCCTGGCCAAGGCGCTGGGCTATACCGAGATGTTCGCCCTGCTCGGCGGTGTGGCGGTTTTCGCCGGGCTGTGGGCGCTGACGCGCGACCCCTCCCGCCCCGACCTGCCTCCCCAGCTCAAGAAGATGACCTTCCGCCCGAGATACTGGCTCTTCTACGCCCTGACCTTCCTGAGCGGCGCGCGGCGGCAGATATTCGTGGCTTTCGCCGTGTTCCTGCTGGTCTCCAAGTTCGGCTACTCCATCAAGCAGATCACCATCCTGTTCGTCTGCAACAACATCATCAACTACTTCGCCAACCCGATCATCGGGCGGTCCATCAACAAATACGGCGAACGCGCTGTGCTGACCGTGGAATACACCGTCCTGACCTTCGTTTTCCTGGGCTACGCCCTCACCGACAGCGCAATCCTGGCGGGGGTCCTCTATATCCTGGACAACATCGTCTTCAACTTCGCCATCGCCATCAAAACCTTCTACCAGAAGATCGCGGACCCGCAGGACATCGCCTCGGGCATGGCCGTGGGCTTCACCATCAACCACATCGCCGCCGTGGCCGTGCCGATCACAGGCGGCCTCATCTGGCTGGCCGACTACAGGCTGGTCTTCCTGGTGGCCGTGGGGCTTTCCCTGGTCTCCCTGGGCCTGTCCCAACTGGTTTCCGGCCAAATTCGCGCAGGCTCCGAGAGCTGA
- a CDS encoding M48 family metallopeptidase, translating to MSGRTEFAGLPLTVKANPRARRVLVKLVPGRGLEVVTPKRFDKTLVADILEEKRSWIERTRDRMTAAGTDLTGEPPEPPEIIEYRAVDRVVRVDYLDRPGKVRVTENAARLLVSGPVAERDAVVAALCRHTVRKAREALLPWLDRVSRKTGLTYAALRVRSQKTRWGSCSSRGTISLNAKLLFLPPELVDHLLLHELCHTRHLNHSEAYWAFVAGFEPDYRRLEGEVGRGGRFVPPWFV from the coding sequence GTGAGCGGACGCACGGAATTCGCCGGGCTGCCCCTGACCGTCAAGGCCAACCCGCGCGCCCGGCGGGTGCTGGTGAAGCTGGTGCCAGGCCGGGGTTTGGAGGTGGTCACGCCGAAACGGTTCGACAAAACCCTGGTGGCGGACATCCTAGAGGAGAAACGGTCGTGGATCGAGCGCACCCGGGACCGCATGACCGCCGCCGGAACCGATCTTACCGGCGAACCGCCGGAGCCGCCGGAAATCATCGAATACCGCGCCGTGGACAGGGTTGTCCGGGTGGATTACCTGGACCGGCCCGGCAAGGTCCGGGTCACGGAGAATGCTGCCCGGTTGTTGGTGTCCGGTCCGGTTGCGGAAAGGGACGCGGTCGTCGCGGCCCTGTGCCGCCATACGGTGAGGAAAGCGCGTGAAGCGCTTCTGCCGTGGCTCGACCGGGTCAGCCGCAAGACCGGACTGACCTACGCCGCCCTGCGCGTGCGCAGCCAGAAGACCCGTTGGGGGAGCTGCTCGTCGCGGGGAACCATCTCTCTCAACGCCAAGCTGCTGTTCCTGCCCCCGGAGCTGGTGGACCATCTGCTGCTCCATGAGCTTTGCCACACCCGCCACCTGAATCACTCCGAAGCATACTGGGCCTTCGTGGCCGGTTTCGAGCCGGATTATCGGCGGCTTGAGGGCGAGGTCGGCCGGGGAGGTCGGTTCGTGCCCCCCTGGTTCGTCTGA
- a CDS encoding response regulator encodes MTKIRLLFVDDEDNVLAALRRMLRNKRNDWDMTLVNSSPAALEVLEKAPFDVIVSDIKMPGMDGAELLTRVKDLYPGTIRIALSGQVDLNEVIRSIRSVHQYISKPCTADVLIARIEGALRSKEVLTDRKMLNLVTEIEALPVIPKIFQEIRDELSKPEPSIDRIAASITRDVGLMAKILKLVNSPFFGLPTHIDSMHKAITMLGLETIKALILSTHLFTTFDAHALSGLKLNMLWEHCFRVANIARLIAECDKADKNVIANCRMAGLLHDVGKLILINYFPEKYALVLDSVRKNGGPVCDIERDIFGTTHAEMGAYLMGLWGMADDVVHAIGYHHGHRPSDGYIPNVVTAADAIDHHCVVFHKDYSRIRICKAAAPDMFDEKRLHLWLDYVADRWRTIDDFNLADESVLGEILDRE; translated from the coding sequence ATGACAAAGATACGACTGCTCTTCGTGGACGACGAGGACAACGTCCTCGCCGCGCTGCGACGCATGTTGCGGAACAAGCGAAACGACTGGGACATGACGCTGGTCAACTCAAGCCCGGCCGCGTTGGAGGTCCTGGAAAAGGCCCCCTTCGACGTCATCGTCTCCGACATCAAGATGCCTGGCATGGACGGAGCCGAGCTCCTGACCCGTGTGAAGGACCTTTACCCCGGCACCATCCGCATCGCCCTGTCCGGCCAGGTGGACCTCAACGAGGTCATCCGCTCCATCCGCTCCGTGCACCAGTATATTTCCAAGCCGTGCACCGCCGACGTCCTCATAGCCCGCATTGAGGGCGCCCTGCGCTCCAAGGAGGTCCTGACCGACCGCAAGATGCTCAACCTGGTCACGGAAATCGAGGCCCTCCCGGTCATCCCCAAGATATTCCAGGAAATCCGCGACGAGCTATCCAAGCCCGAGCCGTCCATAGACCGTATCGCCGCCTCCATCACCCGCGACGTGGGGCTCATGGCCAAGATTCTCAAGCTGGTCAACTCGCCTTTCTTCGGGCTGCCGACCCACATCGACTCCATGCACAAGGCCATCACCATGCTGGGGCTTGAAACCATCAAGGCCCTCATCCTGTCCACGCACCTGTTCACCACCTTCGACGCTCACGCCCTGTCCGGCCTCAAGCTGAACATGCTCTGGGAACACTGCTTCAGGGTGGCGAACATCGCGAGGCTCATCGCAGAGTGCGACAAGGCCGACAAGAACGTCATCGCCAACTGCCGCATGGCCGGGCTGCTGCATGACGTGGGCAAACTCATCCTGATAAACTATTTCCCCGAAAAATACGCGCTGGTCCTGGATTCGGTCCGGAAAAACGGCGGCCCGGTCTGCGACATCGAGCGCGACATATTCGGCACCACCCACGCGGAGATGGGCGCCTACCTCATGGGATTGTGGGGCATGGCCGACGACGTGGTCCACGCCATAGGCTACCACCACGGCCACAGGCCCTCCGACGGCTACATCCCCAACGTGGTCACCGCGGCCGACGCCATCGACCACCACTGCGTGGTCTTCCACAAGGACTACTCCCGGATCAGGATATGCAAAGCCGCGGCCCCGGATATGTTCGATGAGAAGCGGCTGCACCTCTGGCTGGACTACGTCGCGGACCGCTGGCGGACCATCGACGACTTCAACCTCGCAGACGAGAGCGTTCTCGGCGAGATCCTGGACAGGGAGTAG
- a CDS encoding Crp/Fnr family transcriptional regulator: protein MKFTGVNLLDELAREELKELRDLFNARSFTGGTIIYTPEEAENLVFIVGRGRVRVYLAYAEKEFTLGILNPGDVYATHAECYVQALDDAELLTAPVHAVRRVMDSVPTFTRTMVRVLGHILKNSFLIIGGLAFKDIYSRLMDFMLVQARQSGVPEGEGIRLSLDLTIEQLAQHMGASRQTVSTLLGELSRAGLVLKQARGVFFIPDMDALERAAGTER, encoded by the coding sequence ATGAAATTTACCGGCGTCAATCTGCTGGACGAGCTTGCCAGGGAGGAGTTGAAGGAACTCCGGGACCTGTTCAATGCCCGTTCCTTTACCGGCGGAACCATCATCTACACCCCGGAAGAAGCGGAGAACCTCGTCTTCATCGTGGGCAGGGGTCGCGTGCGCGTCTACCTGGCCTATGCGGAAAAGGAATTCACCCTCGGCATCCTCAATCCGGGCGACGTCTACGCCACTCATGCCGAATGCTACGTGCAGGCGCTGGACGACGCCGAACTGCTCACGGCGCCGGTTCATGCGGTCAGGCGGGTCATGGACTCCGTGCCCACCTTCACGCGCACCATGGTCCGCGTGCTCGGCCACATCCTCAAGAACTCCTTTCTCATCATCGGCGGCCTCGCCTTCAAGGACATCTACTCCCGGCTCATGGACTTCATGCTTGTCCAGGCTCGACAGTCGGGCGTGCCCGAAGGGGAAGGCATACGCCTCTCCCTGGACCTGACCATAGAGCAGCTTGCCCAGCATATGGGGGCTTCCCGCCAGACCGTATCCACCCTCCTGGGAGAACTCTCCCGCGCCGGGCTTGTGCTCAAACAGGCACGCGGGGTGTTCTTCATCCCGGACATGGACGCCCTTGAACGTGCCGCAGGCACGGAACGCTGA
- a CDS encoding ATP-binding protein, translating to MKIAMAGKGGVGKTSLTAWLADRLARNGKDVWMVDADTALSLGQASGLSPEELPVPLIRRGDLIRERIHAGGFLDLNPDVGDLPESLAVDIPIAGPAEPGIAPGRKRLLVMGAVTNAGGGCACDANALLKALLAHVVMDRDAWVLVDLEAGVEHLGRGTVAHVDGLVVVSEPSMRSLQTGAEVGRMARDLGLDNQVLALNRHMGGTPPALDGLPERLVSIPPLPGLMERQMTDASVLGLPETAQVDKLADELLDMLAQGSNTAS from the coding sequence ATGAAGATAGCCATGGCGGGCAAGGGCGGCGTGGGCAAGACTTCGTTGACCGCATGGCTGGCCGACCGGCTGGCCCGAAACGGCAAGGACGTCTGGATGGTGGACGCGGACACGGCCCTTTCCCTGGGGCAGGCTTCCGGACTTTCCCCTGAGGAGCTTCCGGTCCCGCTCATCCGGCGCGGCGACCTTATCCGCGAGCGAATCCACGCGGGCGGCTTCCTGGACCTCAACCCGGACGTGGGCGACCTGCCGGAATCCCTGGCCGTGGATATTCCCATCGCCGGACCGGCGGAACCCGGCATCGCACCGGGCCGCAAACGGCTGCTGGTCATGGGAGCCGTGACCAACGCGGGCGGCGGCTGCGCCTGCGACGCCAACGCACTGCTCAAGGCGCTTCTCGCCCATGTGGTCATGGACCGCGACGCCTGGGTGCTGGTGGATCTGGAAGCCGGAGTGGAACATCTCGGCAGGGGAACGGTAGCCCATGTGGACGGATTGGTCGTGGTCTCCGAGCCCAGTATGCGCAGCCTCCAGACCGGCGCGGAGGTAGGCCGCATGGCGCGCGACCTCGGCCTCGACAATCAGGTCCTGGCCCTCAACCGCCACATGGGCGGCACTCCCCCGGCACTGGACGGGCTGCCCGAGCGACTCGTATCCATCCCGCCCCTGCCCGGCCTGATGGAGCGGCAGATGACCGACGCCTCGGTCCTCGGCCTCCCCGAGACCGCCCAGGTGGACAAACTGGCGGATGAACTCCTGGACATGCTGGCCCAAGGATCGAACACGGCGTCCTGA
- the cooS gene encoding anaerobic carbon-monoxide dehydrogenase catalytic subunit, with protein MSREPKPIDELTIWDDAKAMIRKGRAEGIETVHERLAKQPPCKICELGTSCRNCTMGPCRITAKSPRGVCGADADVVVARNFGRFVAGGAAGHSDHGRDLIEVLEAILTEETEDYRITDQAKLLRLAGELGIEVDGRDFKEVAEDVMECCFADFGSRKKSVGFLSRAPEVRRKKWDALGMTPRGVDREIAEMMHRTHMGCDNDAPNTLIHAARTALADGWGGSMIGTELSDVIFGTPTPKRSSANLGILKEDQVNLLVHGHNPVVSEMILAAAREPEMLARAKELGATGINVGGLCCTGNELLMRQGVPMAGNHLMTELAILTGAVEAIVVDYQCIMPSLVQISGCYHTKFIDTANKARFTGAIHFDFQPKTAMKQAREIVSIAVESFAERDASRVEIPCEPVEIMTGFSNEAVIQALGGSLTPLIEAIAAGDVRGAVGIVGCNNPKIKQDSLNVGLARELIKRDILVLVTGCVTTAAGKAGLLVPEAIEQAGPGLKKVCGALGIPPVLHYGSCVDNARFLQLCAALANELKVDISDLPVGASSPEWYSEKAAAIGLYAVASGIYTHLGHPPNILGSETVTNLAVSGLEDLVGATFFIEPDPVKTAEMFDTRIKAKRKALGLGE; from the coding sequence ATGAGCAGAGAACCGAAGCCCATTGACGAACTGACCATTTGGGACGACGCCAAAGCGATGATCCGCAAGGGACGCGCCGAAGGCATCGAAACCGTACACGAACGGCTCGCCAAACAACCACCCTGTAAAATTTGCGAGTTGGGCACCAGTTGCCGCAACTGTACCATGGGGCCCTGCCGCATCACCGCGAAAAGCCCGCGCGGCGTCTGCGGCGCGGACGCGGATGTCGTGGTGGCCCGTAACTTCGGCCGGTTCGTGGCGGGCGGCGCGGCCGGACACTCCGACCACGGCCGGGACCTCATCGAGGTGCTGGAAGCCATCCTGACGGAGGAGACCGAAGATTACCGGATCACCGACCAGGCCAAGCTGCTCCGCCTGGCCGGGGAACTCGGCATCGAGGTCGACGGACGTGATTTCAAGGAAGTGGCCGAAGACGTGATGGAGTGCTGTTTCGCGGACTTCGGCTCACGCAAGAAATCCGTGGGGTTTCTCTCCCGCGCGCCCGAAGTGCGACGCAAGAAGTGGGACGCGCTGGGCATGACGCCCCGCGGCGTTGACCGCGAAATCGCCGAGATGATGCACCGGACCCACATGGGCTGCGACAACGACGCGCCCAACACGCTGATCCACGCGGCCCGGACCGCCCTGGCCGACGGATGGGGCGGCTCCATGATCGGCACCGAGCTGTCGGACGTCATCTTCGGCACGCCCACCCCCAAACGATCCTCGGCCAACCTCGGCATCCTGAAGGAGGACCAGGTCAACCTGCTGGTCCACGGGCACAATCCCGTGGTGTCCGAGATGATCCTGGCCGCCGCGCGCGAACCGGAAATGCTGGCCCGGGCCAAAGAACTGGGCGCGACCGGAATCAACGTCGGCGGGCTCTGCTGCACGGGCAACGAACTGCTCATGCGCCAGGGCGTACCCATGGCCGGAAACCACCTGATGACCGAACTGGCCATCCTCACCGGCGCGGTCGAGGCCATCGTGGTGGACTACCAGTGCATCATGCCCAGCCTCGTGCAGATATCGGGCTGTTATCACACCAAATTCATCGACACGGCCAACAAGGCGCGCTTCACCGGGGCCATCCACTTCGACTTCCAGCCCAAAACGGCCATGAAGCAGGCGCGCGAGATCGTCTCCATCGCGGTGGAGAGCTTCGCGGAACGCGACGCGTCCCGCGTGGAGATTCCCTGCGAGCCGGTTGAGATCATGACCGGCTTCTCCAACGAGGCGGTCATCCAGGCCCTGGGCGGCTCCCTGACCCCGCTCATCGAGGCCATCGCCGCCGGCGACGTCCGCGGCGCAGTGGGCATCGTGGGCTGCAACAATCCCAAGATCAAACAGGACTCCCTGAACGTCGGCCTGGCCAGGGAACTCATCAAGCGGGACATCCTCGTTCTCGTCACCGGCTGCGTGACCACCGCAGCGGGCAAGGCCGGGCTGCTGGTCCCCGAGGCCATCGAGCAGGCCGGTCCCGGCTTGAAAAAAGTCTGCGGCGCGCTCGGCATACCGCCCGTGCTGCATTACGGCTCCTGCGTGGACAACGCCCGCTTCCTCCAACTCTGCGCGGCTCTGGCCAACGAGTTGAAGGTCGATATCTCGGACTTGCCCGTCGGCGCCTCCTCGCCGGAGTGGTATTCCGAAAAAGCCGCCGCCATCGGGCTCTACGCCGTTGCGTCGGGCATCTACACACACCTTGGCCATCCGCCGAACATCCTGGGGTCCGAAACGGTGACCAACCTCGCCGTTTCCGGGCTCGAGGACCTGGTCGGCGCGACCTTCTTCATCGAACCTGATCCGGTGAAGACGGCCGAGATGTTCGACACTCGCATCAAGGCGAAGCGCAAGGCTCTGGGCCTCGGCGAGTAG
- the waaF gene encoding lipopolysaccharide heptosyltransferase II: MREYKKIGVWQTAFLGDAVLTLPLLRALKDRYPDAEIHFFVRAGVEPVFTGQPEIARVRPFAKRGAQKSLRAAMRLGRALGREEFDLWISAHASLRSAVVARATGIPRRIGYSAPWYNRFAYTETVDRRFNELAEIERLMELARPLGIDGPAPEARLVLPSGAMRAAERIRGGIDADRPVLGIHPGSTWPTKCWPEEYFSEIVRRASDGGAHVLVFAGPGEEELAARIIDGAEVAPHHVTNLAGKLSLPKLAACLGKLDAYLTNDSGPMHLAWTQDVPLVALFGPTVESLGFFPRGANSTVLETDLDCRPCGLHGPRKCPKGHFRCMKELTPDHVWSELRKKLWP; encoded by the coding sequence ATGCGCGAATACAAAAAAATCGGCGTCTGGCAGACAGCGTTTCTGGGCGACGCCGTTTTGACCTTGCCCCTTCTGAGGGCCCTTAAGGATCGCTACCCCGACGCGGAGATTCATTTCTTCGTGCGCGCCGGGGTGGAACCCGTGTTTACCGGGCAACCGGAAATCGCGCGGGTGCGCCCCTTTGCCAAGCGCGGGGCGCAGAAGTCCCTGAGGGCCGCCATGCGATTGGGACGGGCTCTCGGCAGGGAGGAATTCGACCTGTGGATCTCCGCCCACGCGAGTTTGCGTTCGGCCGTCGTGGCGCGGGCCACCGGCATTCCCAGGCGCATCGGCTACAGCGCGCCGTGGTACAACCGTTTCGCATACACCGAGACCGTGGATCGCCGCTTCAACGAGCTTGCCGAGATCGAGCGGCTCATGGAACTGGCCCGTCCGCTGGGGATCGACGGCCCTGCTCCCGAGGCGCGGCTGGTCCTGCCGAGCGGGGCCATGCGCGCCGCCGAACGCATTCGCGGCGGCATCGACGCCGACCGGCCTGTGCTCGGCATCCATCCGGGCTCCACCTGGCCGACGAAGTGCTGGCCCGAGGAATATTTCAGCGAGATCGTGCGCCGCGCTTCGGACGGCGGCGCGCATGTGCTCGTTTTTGCCGGGCCGGGCGAGGAGGAGCTGGCCGCACGGATTATTGACGGGGCCGAAGTCGCTCCGCATCACGTGACCAATCTTGCGGGCAAGTTGTCTCTGCCCAAGCTCGCGGCCTGTCTCGGCAAGCTTGACGCCTATCTGACCAATGATTCCGGTCCCATGCATCTGGCCTGGACGCAGGATGTGCCTCTGGTGGCCCTGTTCGGTCCCACCGTGGAATCCCTCGGCTTTTTCCCGCGCGGAGCGAATTCGACCGTGCTGGAGACGGATTTGGATTGCCGTCCCTGCGGTCTGCACGGCCCCCGGAAATGCCCCAAAGGCCATTTCCGGTGCATGAAGGAGTTGACGCCCGACCATGTCTGGTCCGAGTTGAGAAAGAAGCTCTGGCCCTAG